The following are from one region of the Actinoplanes sp. L3-i22 genome:
- a CDS encoding discoidin domain-containing protein → MSRFRLIVAATAAASVVAALVHAPAALAAGPNLAAGKTFSASSYTDVYPAGNAGDGNANTYWESNNNAFPQWLQVDLGTATQVNQAVLKLPPATAWSTRTETLSIQGSTNGTSFSDLKASAGYTFNPASGNIVTVDFTAASARFVRLNFTANTSWPAGQLSEVELYGPVSGDSQAPSAPGSLSYTEPASGQIRLNWNASTDNVGVTGYDIYANGVLRTSVAGNVLTYTDSQPDTATVAYYVRAKDAAGNVSGNSNTVTRTGATGDTQAPTTPGTLSYTTPASGQIRLAWGASTDNVGVTGYNVYANGTLKTTVTGTTYTDSQADTATVSYYVKARDAAGNESAASNTVTRTGNPGTGTNLAVGKPIDASSSVFTFVATNANDNDTATYWEGSAYPANLTVKLGANATVSSVVVKLNPATDWGTRQQTFAVLGREQSSSSYTTIVGSATYTFNPSSGNTVTIPVSATTADLRLSFTANTGAPSGQVAELQVIGTAAPNPDLTVTGLSFAPASPVETDAITLSGTVRNAGTAASPASSINFYLGTAKVGTATVGALAAGASSTVSASIGARDAGSYALSAIVDEANTVVETNDANNSYTNPASLVVAPVSSSDLVASAVSWSPGNPSAGQTVTFAATLKNQGTAASGSGAHNVTVTVLNGSTTVKTFTGSYTGTLAAGASSPSISLGTWTAVNGKYTVRTVVATDTNELPVKQANNTSEKSFFVGRGANMPYDMYEAEDGTTGGGANVVGPNRTVGDLAGEASGRKAVTLNQTGSYVQWTTRNATNTVVARFSIPDGTTSSINVYVNGTLNKTLPLTSKYAWLYGNETAPQNSGSDPRHIYDEANILLNGSFPAGSTIKLQKDSGNSGNIAIDFINLEQVAPVTNPDATKYVVPAGFDQQSVQNALDAARQDTTKVGVYLPAGDYQTSNKFQVYGKALKVVGAGPWYTRFYTPATQSETDAGFRADATANGSTFANFAFFGNYTTRIDGPGKVFDFANVANVTIDNIWAEHVVCLYWGANTDNMVIKNSRIRDTFADGINMTNGSTGNLVDNNDARATGDDSFALFSAIDAGGSDEINNTFSNLSSTLTWRAASVAVYGGYANTFKNIYIADTLVYSGITISSLDFGYPMNGFGANPPTVFDNISIVRAGGHFWGAQVFPAIWMFSASKVFQGIRVSNVDIVDPTYSGIMFQTQYIGGNPVNPITDSVFTNVSITGAQKSGDAYDAKSGYGIWANPLPEAGQGPAVGSATFTNLTLSNNYKDIENPTSTFTITRN, encoded by the coding sequence ATGTCCAGATTCAGGCTCATAGTGGCTGCCACGGCGGCCGCGAGCGTGGTCGCCGCGCTCGTCCACGCCCCGGCGGCGCTCGCCGCCGGACCCAACCTGGCCGCCGGAAAGACGTTCAGCGCCAGCAGCTACACCGACGTCTACCCGGCCGGAAACGCCGGTGACGGCAACGCCAACACGTACTGGGAGAGCAACAACAACGCCTTCCCGCAGTGGCTGCAGGTCGACCTCGGCACCGCCACCCAGGTCAACCAGGCCGTGCTCAAGCTGCCGCCGGCCACCGCCTGGAGCACCCGGACCGAGACACTTTCGATCCAGGGCAGCACGAACGGCACGTCGTTCAGCGACCTCAAGGCGAGCGCCGGCTACACGTTCAACCCGGCCTCGGGCAACATCGTGACCGTCGATTTCACCGCCGCGAGCGCGCGTTTCGTGCGCCTGAACTTCACCGCGAACACGTCCTGGCCCGCCGGTCAGCTCTCCGAGGTCGAGCTCTACGGCCCGGTCAGCGGGGACAGCCAGGCGCCGAGCGCGCCCGGCAGCCTCAGCTACACCGAGCCGGCCAGCGGTCAGATCCGGCTCAACTGGAACGCCTCGACCGACAACGTGGGCGTCACCGGGTACGACATCTACGCGAACGGCGTGCTCCGGACCTCGGTCGCCGGGAACGTGCTCACCTACACCGACAGCCAGCCGGACACCGCGACCGTGGCGTACTACGTGCGCGCCAAGGACGCCGCCGGCAACGTCTCCGGCAACAGCAACACCGTCACCCGGACCGGTGCGACCGGGGACACCCAGGCGCCGACCACGCCCGGGACGCTGTCCTACACGACGCCGGCCAGCGGGCAGATCCGGCTCGCCTGGGGCGCCTCGACCGACAACGTGGGCGTGACCGGCTACAACGTGTACGCCAACGGGACCCTCAAGACGACGGTCACCGGGACGACGTACACCGACAGCCAGGCCGACACGGCGACCGTCTCGTACTACGTGAAGGCGCGTGACGCGGCCGGCAACGAGTCCGCGGCGAGCAACACGGTGACGCGTACCGGCAACCCGGGCACCGGCACGAACCTCGCGGTCGGCAAGCCGATCGACGCGTCCTCGTCGGTGTTCACGTTCGTCGCCACCAACGCGAACGACAACGACACCGCCACCTACTGGGAGGGTTCCGCCTACCCGGCGAACCTGACCGTGAAGCTGGGCGCGAACGCGACCGTCTCCTCGGTGGTCGTCAAGCTGAACCCGGCGACCGACTGGGGCACCCGGCAGCAGACGTTCGCGGTCCTCGGCCGGGAGCAGTCCTCGTCGAGCTACACCACGATCGTGGGCTCCGCGACGTACACCTTCAATCCCTCGAGTGGCAACACGGTGACCATCCCGGTCTCCGCGACCACCGCGGACCTGCGCCTCTCCTTCACCGCGAACACCGGCGCGCCCAGCGGCCAGGTCGCGGAACTGCAGGTCATCGGGACCGCCGCGCCGAACCCGGACCTGACGGTCACCGGGCTGTCCTTCGCGCCGGCGTCGCCGGTCGAAACCGACGCGATCACGCTGTCCGGCACGGTCCGCAACGCCGGCACGGCCGCTTCCCCCGCCTCTTCGATCAACTTCTACCTGGGTACGGCGAAAGTCGGCACCGCCACGGTCGGCGCGCTCGCCGCGGGTGCCAGCTCGACCGTCTCGGCGTCGATCGGCGCGCGGGACGCGGGCAGTTACGCGCTCTCCGCCATCGTCGACGAGGCGAACACGGTCGTCGAGACGAACGACGCCAACAACTCGTACACCAACCCGGCCAGCCTGGTCGTCGCGCCGGTCAGCAGCTCCGACCTGGTCGCCTCGGCGGTCTCCTGGTCGCCCGGGAACCCGTCGGCCGGCCAGACCGTCACGTTCGCGGCGACCCTGAAGAACCAGGGCACCGCGGCCAGCGGCAGCGGCGCGCACAACGTCACGGTCACCGTGCTGAACGGGTCGACCACGGTCAAGACGTTCACCGGGTCGTACACCGGGACCCTGGCCGCCGGCGCGTCGTCGCCGTCGATCAGCCTGGGCACCTGGACCGCGGTGAACGGCAAGTACACGGTTCGTACGGTGGTCGCCACGGACACCAACGAACTGCCGGTCAAGCAGGCCAACAACACCAGTGAGAAGTCGTTCTTCGTCGGTCGCGGGGCGAACATGCCGTACGACATGTACGAGGCCGAGGACGGCACGACCGGCGGCGGCGCGAACGTCGTCGGACCCAACCGCACCGTCGGCGACCTGGCCGGCGAGGCGTCCGGGCGCAAGGCCGTCACGCTGAACCAGACCGGCTCGTACGTCCAGTGGACCACCCGCAACGCCACCAACACGGTCGTCGCGCGGTTCTCCATCCCGGACGGCACGACCAGCTCGATCAACGTGTACGTCAACGGCACCCTGAACAAGACCCTGCCGCTGACCTCGAAGTACGCGTGGCTGTACGGCAACGAGACGGCGCCGCAGAACTCCGGCTCCGACCCGCGGCACATCTACGACGAGGCGAACATCCTGCTGAACGGCTCGTTCCCGGCCGGCAGCACGATCAAGCTGCAGAAGGACTCCGGCAACAGCGGCAACATCGCGATCGACTTCATCAACCTGGAGCAGGTCGCCCCGGTCACGAACCCGGACGCCACCAAGTACGTGGTGCCGGCCGGTTTCGACCAGCAGTCGGTGCAGAACGCCCTGGACGCCGCGCGCCAGGACACCACCAAGGTCGGCGTCTACCTGCCCGCCGGTGACTACCAGACCTCGAACAAGTTCCAGGTGTACGGCAAGGCGCTCAAGGTCGTCGGCGCCGGACCCTGGTACACCCGGTTCTACACCCCGGCCACCCAGTCCGAGACGGACGCCGGCTTCCGGGCCGACGCCACCGCCAACGGGTCGACGTTCGCGAACTTCGCGTTCTTCGGCAACTACACGACCCGGATCGACGGGCCCGGCAAGGTGTTCGACTTCGCCAACGTGGCCAACGTGACGATCGACAACATCTGGGCCGAGCACGTGGTCTGCCTGTACTGGGGCGCGAACACCGACAACATGGTGATCAAGAATTCGCGGATCCGGGACACGTTCGCCGACGGCATCAACATGACCAACGGCAGCACCGGCAACCTGGTCGACAACAACGACGCCCGGGCCACCGGGGACGACTCGTTCGCGCTGTTCTCCGCGATCGACGCGGGCGGCTCCGACGAGATCAACAACACGTTCTCGAATCTGTCGTCGACGCTGACCTGGCGGGCCGCGAGCGTCGCGGTCTACGGCGGCTACGCGAACACGTTCAAGAACATCTACATCGCCGACACGCTGGTCTACTCCGGCATCACGATCAGCTCGCTGGACTTCGGCTACCCGATGAACGGCTTCGGCGCCAACCCGCCCACGGTGTTCGACAACATCTCGATCGTCCGGGCCGGCGGCCACTTCTGGGGCGCCCAGGTCTTCCCGGCGATCTGGATGTTCAGCGCGTCGAAGGTCTTCCAGGGCATCCGGGTCAGCAACGTCGACATCGTCGACCCGACCTACTCCGGAATCATGTTCCAGACCCAGTACATCGGCGGCAACCCGGTCAACCCGATCACCGACTCGGTCTTCACCAACGTCAGCATCACGGGCGCGCAGAAGAGCGGCGACGCCTACGACGCCAAGTCCGGCTACGGCATCTGGGCGAACCCGCTCCCGGAGGCGGGCCAGGGCCCGGCGGTCGGATCGGCCACCTTCACGAACCTCACCCTGAGCAACAACTACAAGGACATCGAGAACCCCACGAGCACGTTCACCATCACCCGCAACTAG
- a CDS encoding carbohydrate ABC transporter permease, translating into MAQDSGTRTLVSQAQLRRGKGRYVYWALLALVVLAFTLVFIGPLYWMVTGALKSGNEIAQTPPTLFPKHPEIANYTNAWQNLDLAKLLFNTFYYAIGAVLFQLVLDTAAAYALSKLRPILGNVILGAMLATLMIPAIVLVVPQYVTVINLPFVHVNMLDSPFAIWLPLVANAFNIFLLKRFFDSIPEELMSAAQVDGAGPLRTLWSIILPMSRPILGVVSIFAVTYVWKDFLWPKLVMPSPETRTVSVGIYAFSGGTAMNEIVAASVIAAIPTVIIFLIFQRNIMSGLTSGSLKG; encoded by the coding sequence ATGGCACAGGATTCCGGCACCCGCACGCTGGTCTCGCAGGCGCAGCTGCGGCGCGGCAAGGGCAGGTACGTCTACTGGGCGCTGCTGGCGCTCGTCGTCCTCGCGTTCACCCTGGTCTTCATCGGGCCGCTGTACTGGATGGTCACCGGCGCGCTCAAGTCGGGTAACGAGATCGCGCAGACCCCGCCGACGCTGTTCCCGAAGCACCCGGAGATCGCCAACTACACCAACGCGTGGCAGAACCTCGACCTGGCGAAGCTGCTGTTCAACACGTTCTACTACGCGATCGGCGCGGTGCTGTTCCAGCTGGTCCTGGACACCGCCGCGGCGTACGCCCTCTCCAAGCTCCGCCCGATCCTCGGCAACGTGATCCTCGGCGCGATGCTGGCGACCCTGATGATCCCGGCGATCGTGCTGGTCGTCCCGCAGTACGTCACCGTGATCAACCTGCCGTTCGTGCACGTCAACATGCTCGACTCGCCGTTCGCGATCTGGCTGCCGCTGGTCGCCAACGCCTTCAACATCTTCCTGTTGAAGCGGTTCTTCGACTCCATCCCGGAGGAACTGATGTCGGCGGCGCAGGTGGACGGCGCGGGCCCGCTGCGCACGCTCTGGTCGATCATCCTGCCGATGTCCCGGCCGATCCTCGGGGTGGTCTCGATCTTCGCGGTGACCTACGTGTGGAAGGACTTCCTCTGGCCGAAGCTGGTCATGCCGTCACCGGAGACGCGCACGGTCAGCGTCGGCATCTACGCCTTCTCCGGCGGCACGGCGATGAACGAGATCGTCGCCGCCTCGGTCATCGCGGCGATTCCGACCGTGATCATCTTCCTGATCTTCCAGCGGAACATCATGTCCGGCCTGACCTCGGGCAGCTTGAAGGGCTGA
- a CDS encoding carbohydrate ABC transporter permease, with product MATITAPGTTEQLTRSATRAGTSARRSRKIRDNITGHAFLIGAVLCFALFTWYPMIRGIVMSFQKTRRGVTTWVGWDNYTRILADPSFWPAWKNTVYFTLLALIIGYAVPFFVAILLNELRHAKGYLRVLVYLPVMLPPASALFLFKFYAYDPSDAGLFNAILKFLHLPTSQWMQSADATMPAMVLASTWMNMGGAVLIYLASLQNIPGELYEAAELDGAGLWRRIWNVTIPQTKLILGLLAMMQIVATMQVFVEPLILANGAGTQDSATTVAYLIYQHGFFQNDLNGAAALGVIMLVVLAAFSAFYLRLTTKND from the coding sequence TTGGCGACCATCACCGCCCCGGGCACGACCGAGCAGCTGACCCGCAGCGCGACGCGGGCCGGGACCAGCGCGCGGCGCAGCCGCAAGATCCGCGACAACATCACCGGGCACGCTTTCCTGATCGGCGCGGTCCTCTGCTTCGCGCTCTTCACCTGGTACCCGATGATCCGCGGGATCGTCATGAGCTTCCAGAAGACCCGGCGCGGCGTGACCACCTGGGTCGGCTGGGACAACTACACCCGGATCCTCGCCGACCCGAGCTTCTGGCCCGCCTGGAAGAACACCGTCTACTTCACCCTGCTGGCGCTGATCATCGGGTACGCGGTGCCGTTCTTCGTGGCGATCCTGCTCAACGAGCTGCGGCACGCCAAGGGTTACCTGCGCGTCCTGGTCTACCTGCCGGTCATGCTGCCGCCGGCCTCGGCGCTGTTCCTCTTCAAGTTCTACGCGTACGACCCGAGCGACGCCGGCCTGTTCAACGCGATCCTGAAGTTCCTGCACCTGCCGACCTCGCAGTGGATGCAGTCGGCCGACGCCACCATGCCGGCCATGGTGCTCGCCTCGACCTGGATGAACATGGGCGGCGCGGTGCTGATCTACCTGGCGTCGCTGCAGAACATCCCCGGTGAGTTGTACGAGGCGGCCGAGCTGGACGGCGCCGGCCTCTGGCGGCGGATCTGGAACGTCACGATCCCGCAGACCAAGCTGATCCTGGGCCTGCTGGCCATGATGCAGATCGTCGCCACCATGCAGGTCTTCGTCGAGCCGCTGATCCTGGCCAACGGCGCCGGCACCCAGGACTCCGCGACCACCGTCGCGTACCTGATCTACCAGCACGGCTTCTTCCAGAACGATCTCAACGGCGCCGCGGCGCTCGGCGTGATCATGCTCGTCGTCCTGGCCGCCTTCTCGGCGTTCTACCTGCGCCTGACGACGAAGAACGATTAG
- a CDS encoding glycoside hydrolase family 13 protein, whose translation MSAKDSAWWRDAVIYQVYPRSFADSDGDGVGDIDGIRAHLGHLRDLGVDAIWMSPWYPSPMADAGYDVADFRDIDPAFGTLAGAEALIAEAHAAGIKMIVDIVPNHISSEHPWFKAAIASPDAPERDYFWFRPASEKMPTDWTGEFGGTTWSTAPDGSWYLHLFTPEQPDLNWEHPDVKAEFEDILRFWFDRGADGIRIDSAALLFKDTNFPEVRDGEPHPFHDLDAVHDVYRAWRRVADEYQGRALIGEVWMPEVERFTNYLRPDELHAAFNFDFLGCAWDPYLMKACIDRTLDAHATVGAPPTWVLSNHDVTRHVTRYGRTDTTFSFENNLDGTPVDLELGTRRARAAALLSLSLPGATYVYQGEELGLWENENIPEEQIQDPMYARRGHTRDGCRVPLPWSGDEPPYGFSTAGPWLPQPAEWKDRTVQAQTGDPNSMLELYRSAIRLRGSQGAGFTWLDRGNTVLAYTRGAEFACVLNLSGAPVPLPEHETILLASGPLDGDLLPQDTAIWLRL comes from the coding sequence GTGTCCGCAAAAGACAGTGCGTGGTGGCGCGACGCGGTCATCTACCAGGTGTATCCGCGGAGTTTCGCCGACTCCGACGGTGACGGCGTCGGCGACATCGACGGCATCCGCGCGCACCTGGGTCACCTCCGCGACCTCGGGGTGGACGCGATCTGGATGAGCCCGTGGTACCCCTCGCCGATGGCGGACGCCGGCTACGACGTGGCCGACTTCCGGGACATCGACCCGGCCTTCGGCACGCTCGCCGGGGCCGAGGCGCTGATCGCCGAGGCGCACGCGGCCGGGATCAAGATGATCGTCGACATCGTGCCGAACCACATCTCCTCCGAGCACCCGTGGTTCAAGGCCGCCATCGCCTCGCCGGACGCGCCCGAGCGGGACTACTTCTGGTTCCGGCCGGCGTCCGAGAAGATGCCGACCGACTGGACCGGCGAGTTCGGCGGGACGACCTGGTCCACGGCGCCCGACGGCTCCTGGTACCTGCACCTGTTCACCCCGGAGCAGCCGGACCTGAACTGGGAGCACCCGGACGTCAAGGCCGAGTTCGAGGACATCCTGCGGTTCTGGTTCGACCGGGGCGCCGACGGCATCCGGATCGACTCGGCCGCACTGCTCTTCAAGGACACCAACTTCCCTGAGGTACGGGACGGCGAACCGCACCCGTTCCACGACCTCGACGCGGTGCACGACGTGTACCGGGCGTGGCGTCGCGTCGCCGACGAGTACCAGGGCCGGGCGCTGATCGGCGAGGTGTGGATGCCGGAGGTGGAGCGCTTCACGAACTATCTGCGACCCGACGAACTGCACGCGGCGTTCAACTTCGACTTCCTCGGGTGCGCGTGGGATCCGTACCTCATGAAGGCTTGTATCGATCGGACACTGGACGCCCATGCCACCGTCGGCGCGCCGCCCACCTGGGTGTTGTCGAACCATGACGTGACCCGGCACGTGACCCGCTACGGCCGCACGGACACCACGTTCAGCTTCGAGAACAACCTCGACGGCACCCCGGTCGACCTGGAGCTCGGCACCCGCCGGGCCCGCGCGGCCGCCCTGCTGTCGCTCTCCCTGCCCGGCGCGACCTACGTCTACCAGGGCGAGGAACTGGGTCTCTGGGAGAACGAGAACATTCCGGAAGAGCAGATCCAGGACCCGATGTACGCCCGTCGCGGGCACACCCGGGACGGTTGCCGGGTCCCGCTGCCGTGGTCGGGCGACGAGCCGCCGTACGGATTCAGCACCGCCGGACCGTGGCTGCCGCAGCCCGCCGAGTGGAAGGACCGCACGGTCCAGGCGCAGACCGGCGACCCGAACTCGATGCTCGAGCTGTACCGCTCGGCGATCCGCCTGCGCGGCTCGCAGGGCGCCGGATTCACCTGGCTGGACCGTGGCAACACGGTGCTCGCCTACACCCGCGGCGCCGAGTTCGCCTGCGTGCTCAACCTCTCCGGCGCACCCGTTCCCCTGCCGGAGCACGAGACCATCCTGCTCGCCAGCGGCCCGCTCGACGGTGACCTCCTCCCCCAGGACACCGCGATCTGGCTGCGTCTCTAA
- a CDS encoding discoidin domain-containing protein, with amino-acid sequence MANRTAPLATLAAVLAAAVTTVIWQSPAAQAAGLSPFDVAGRGATVPFTEIEAEKAATNGTSTGTDRTYGTLSSEASGREAVTLDAAGEYVEFTLTKPANAVTFRYSVPDGKSATLDLRTGSTLIKTVPVTSKYSWYYGYYPFTNNAGDGRPHHFYDEARALFGTTYAAGTKIRIQVSSTAQSPSFTVDLADFENVAGPIGKPSGAIDAVADYGADPTGATDSTAKIQAAVDAGAASGRVVYLPQGNFTLYSHVIVDRVTLAGAGPWYTVLGGRHPTQRNLAAGIYGKYVGQGGPSQNVTVKDLAVIGDIQERVDEDQVNAFGGAMSNSTIDDVWMQHTKVGAWMDGPMDRFTIKNSRILDQTADGVNFHIGVTNSTVTNTFVRNTGDDGLAMWAENTPNVGNSFTHNTVVAPILANNIVSYGGRDITISDNVMAETVSNGGGLHIGNRYPGVQGATAVAGTWTMARNTLIRTGNSDYNWNFGIGAIWFWPDSGAITGATLNITDTDILDSSYAAIQWIGNGTSGLNLTNVNIVGAGTFALQAQAPATATFTNVKASGIAQNPPTYNCTGSGLAITDGGGNSGWQTATPYCGPWPAPKWGNTTTTPSNPPTSSSPTPSPSTSTTPPPANGNLAQGKTVAVSSANGPYPGANAVDGNAATYWESANNAFPQTYTVDLGSAQTVGKAVLKLPAGWEKRTETVAIAGSTDGSNWTPLAGATGVTLDPASGNSATVALTTGNFRYVRLTFSANTGWPAAQLSELELYASGGTTTPPTTTPPTSTPPTTTPPVPTGNLAAGKTVTATSQADVYTPANLTDGNANSYWESGSNAFPQSVTVDLGQNRAVGRVVLKLPPATAWAARTETLSVLGSTDGSSYSTVKASAGYAFDPASGNTVTVSMATTQRYLRLTFTGNTGWPAGQLSEFEVYTS; translated from the coding sequence ATGGCCAACCGCACCGCCCCACTAGCGACGCTCGCCGCCGTCCTCGCGGCAGCCGTCACCACCGTGATCTGGCAATCGCCCGCGGCTCAGGCCGCCGGGCTCTCCCCGTTCGACGTCGCCGGGCGGGGCGCGACCGTGCCGTTCACCGAGATCGAGGCCGAGAAGGCCGCGACCAACGGCACGTCCACCGGTACCGACCGGACCTACGGCACCCTCTCCTCGGAGGCCTCCGGGCGGGAGGCGGTCACCCTCGACGCCGCGGGTGAGTACGTCGAGTTCACCCTCACCAAGCCGGCCAACGCGGTCACCTTCCGGTACAGCGTGCCGGACGGCAAGAGCGCGACGCTGGACCTGCGGACCGGCTCGACGCTGATCAAGACCGTGCCGGTGACCTCGAAGTACAGCTGGTACTACGGCTACTACCCGTTCACCAACAACGCCGGCGACGGCCGCCCGCACCACTTCTACGACGAGGCCCGGGCGCTGTTCGGGACCACGTACGCGGCCGGTACGAAGATCCGGATCCAGGTCAGCTCGACCGCGCAGTCGCCGAGTTTCACCGTCGACCTGGCCGATTTCGAGAACGTGGCGGGACCGATCGGCAAGCCGTCCGGCGCGATCGACGCGGTCGCCGACTACGGCGCGGACCCGACCGGGGCCACCGATTCGACCGCGAAGATCCAGGCCGCGGTCGACGCCGGGGCCGCCTCCGGGCGCGTCGTCTACCTCCCGCAGGGCAACTTCACGCTGTACAGCCACGTCATCGTCGACCGGGTCACGCTGGCCGGGGCCGGTCCCTGGTACACCGTGCTCGGCGGCCGGCACCCCACCCAGCGCAACCTGGCGGCCGGCATCTACGGCAAGTACGTCGGCCAGGGCGGCCCGAGCCAGAACGTCACCGTCAAGGACCTCGCGGTCATCGGCGACATCCAGGAGCGGGTCGACGAGGACCAGGTCAACGCGTTCGGCGGGGCCATGTCGAACTCGACGATCGACGACGTGTGGATGCAGCACACCAAGGTCGGCGCCTGGATGGACGGCCCGATGGACCGGTTCACCATCAAGAACAGCCGCATCCTGGACCAGACCGCGGACGGCGTGAACTTCCACATCGGCGTCACCAACTCGACGGTGACCAACACGTTCGTCCGCAACACCGGTGACGACGGCCTGGCCATGTGGGCGGAGAACACGCCGAACGTCGGCAACTCCTTCACCCACAACACCGTGGTCGCGCCGATCCTGGCGAACAACATCGTCAGCTACGGCGGCCGGGACATCACGATCAGCGACAACGTGATGGCCGAGACCGTCTCCAACGGTGGTGGCCTGCACATCGGCAACCGGTACCCGGGGGTCCAGGGCGCGACCGCGGTCGCCGGCACCTGGACGATGGCCCGCAACACGCTGATCCGGACCGGCAACTCCGACTACAACTGGAACTTCGGGATCGGCGCGATCTGGTTCTGGCCGGACTCGGGCGCGATCACCGGGGCCACCCTGAACATCACCGACACCGACATCCTGGACAGCTCGTACGCCGCGATCCAGTGGATCGGCAACGGCACCAGCGGGCTGAACCTGACCAACGTGAACATCGTCGGCGCCGGTACGTTCGCGCTGCAGGCGCAGGCCCCGGCCACCGCGACGTTCACCAACGTCAAGGCCAGCGGGATCGCCCAGAACCCGCCGACCTACAACTGCACCGGCTCGGGCTTGGCCATCACCGACGGTGGCGGGAACTCCGGGTGGCAGACGGCGACACCGTACTGCGGGCCGTGGCCGGCGCCGAAGTGGGGCAACACCACCACGACGCCGTCCAACCCGCCGACCTCGTCCTCGCCGACCCCCTCGCCGTCGACCAGCACCACGCCGCCGCCGGCCAACGGCAACCTGGCGCAGGGCAAGACCGTCGCCGTCTCCTCCGCGAACGGGCCCTACCCGGGCGCCAACGCGGTGGACGGCAACGCGGCGACGTACTGGGAGAGCGCGAACAACGCGTTCCCGCAGACGTACACCGTGGATCTCGGCTCGGCGCAGACCGTCGGCAAAGCCGTACTGAAGCTGCCGGCAGGCTGGGAGAAGCGGACCGAGACCGTCGCGATCGCCGGATCCACGGATGGGTCCAACTGGACGCCACTGGCCGGAGCCACCGGGGTCACGCTGGACCCGGCGAGCGGGAACAGCGCGACTGTCGCCCTGACGACCGGAAACTTCCGATATGTGCGGCTGACTTTCTCGGCCAACACCGGCTGGCCCGCAGCGCAGCTCTCTGAGCTGGAGCTCTACGCGAGCGGCGGAACCACGACGCCGCCGACCACCACGCCGCCGACCAGCACCCCGCCCACGACCACCCCGCCGGTTCCGACCGGCAACCTCGCGGCTGGAAAGACCGTCACCGCGACCAGCCAGGCGGACGTCTACACGCCGGCGAACCTGACCGACGGCAACGCGAACAGCTACTGGGAGAGCGGCAGCAACGCCTTCCCGCAGTCGGTCACGGTCGACCTGGGCCAGAACCGGGCGGTCGGCCGGGTCGTCCTGAAGCTCCCGCCGGCCACGGCGTGGGCCGCCCGGACCGAGACGCTGTCCGTCCTGGGCAGCACCGACGGCTCGAGCTACAGCACGGTCAAGGCGAGCGCCGGCTACGCGTTCGACCCGGCGAGCGGCAACACGGTGACCGTCTCGATGGCCACGACGCAGCGCTATCTGCGCCTCACTTTCACGGGGAACACCGGCTGGCCAGCGGGTCAGCTGTCCGAGTTCGAGGTCTACACCTCCTGA